The proteins below are encoded in one region of Spirochaetae bacterium HGW-Spirochaetae-1:
- a CDS encoding nucleotidyltransferase, whose translation MGKKNLTIEDIRKVLALHRDALEAQYGVLELGLFGSMVRGEADEKSDIDILVSFSKNIDYFDFLDLEESLEKLLGMPVDLVERRALKPYIGERILNEMVIL comes from the coding sequence ATGGGAAAGAAAAATCTCACAATTGAAGATATAAGAAAAGTATTAGCACTGCATAGAGATGCTCTTGAAGCACAATATGGAGTTCTTGAGCTTGGCCTGTTCGGCTCCATGGTCAGGGGAGAGGCTGATGAAAAAAGTGATATCGATATACTGGTATCATTCAGCAAAAATATCGATTATTTCGATTTTCTTGATTTGGAAGAATCTCTTGAAAAGCTGCTGGGAATGCCCGTCGATCTGGTTGAAAGGAGGGCGCTCAAACCGTATATCGGTGAACGTATACTAAACGAGATGGTAATTCTGTGA
- a CDS encoding 30S ribosomal protein S20 — protein MANTKSQEKRNRQNEKRRQKNTQDKSAIRTASKKVNKALDTKEKNAEELTTLFTQFSSTIDAAAAKRTLHKNTAARRKSRIAKKINNVLKQTQA, from the coding sequence TTGGCAAACACTAAATCACAGGAAAAGCGTAATCGTCAGAACGAGAAACGCAGACAGAAAAACACGCAGGACAAATCAGCCATAAGAACTGCGTCTAAAAAAGTTAACAAGGCTCTTGACACAAAAGAAAAAAACGCTGAAGAACTCACAACCCTTTTCACCCAGTTCTCAAGCACTATAGACGCAGCTGCCGCTAAAAGAACCTTGCACAAAAACACAGCCGCGCGCAGAAAATCAAGAATAGCAAAGAAGATCAACAACGTACTCAAACAGACACAAGCATAA
- a CDS encoding UDP-N-acetylmuramate:L-alanyl-gamma-D-glutamyl-meso-diaminopimelate ligase codes for MNYKKIHLTGIGGIAMGTLACMLRESGYDITGSDSGVYPPMSDILRDARIEYGPFSEDNAAAADLVIVGNAISRGNVEAEYVLNEKKPYLSMAGALHEFFLRDREVIAVCGTHGKTTTTALLAHILTVAGLDPSCFIGGNSINLGKNYRLGKGKYFIIEGDEYDSAFFEKVPKFIFYRPSHCILTSLEFDHADIYRDLDEISLWFKRLVNIIPSKGNIVYSSAYDTLRPVIAGSRSRCASFGSGGSDFTWHFSGYTEQGAALSLSSPGDGAELALESTLFGDFNYANIAGAAGMALKLGIAAEDIIEAVKTFRGVKRRQEIIYRGANLVIYEDFAHHPTAIGYMLRTLAHRHTGSKIWAIYEPRSATSRRNVFQNELPGAFEPAGAVLMKTLFNPGAIPPGERLDLDRVRADLETRGKDARLFGDVDAIIRYVADHIDFGEENIIIIMSNGGFDGIYHEISRVMGDLEVKSRN; via the coding sequence ATGAACTATAAAAAAATACATCTCACGGGCATCGGCGGTATAGCCATGGGAACACTGGCCTGCATGCTCAGGGAGTCAGGGTATGATATTACCGGTTCCGACAGCGGCGTCTATCCGCCCATGAGCGATATCCTCCGTGATGCCCGAATTGAATACGGCCCCTTCAGCGAGGACAATGCCGCCGCCGCCGACCTGGTGATTGTCGGCAACGCCATAAGCAGAGGAAACGTTGAAGCCGAGTATGTTCTCAATGAAAAGAAGCCATACCTGTCCATGGCCGGCGCGCTCCATGAATTTTTTCTCCGCGACCGCGAGGTCATCGCCGTGTGCGGGACCCACGGTAAAACCACCACCACGGCTCTTCTAGCCCATATCCTGACCGTGGCAGGCCTGGACCCCTCGTGTTTTATCGGCGGCAATTCCATAAACCTGGGGAAAAACTACCGCCTGGGCAAAGGAAAATATTTCATCATCGAGGGCGATGAATACGACTCTGCCTTCTTCGAAAAGGTGCCCAAGTTCATCTTTTACCGGCCGTCGCACTGTATCCTCACCTCGCTGGAATTTGATCATGCCGATATCTACCGCGATCTCGATGAAATATCCCTCTGGTTCAAAAGACTGGTGAATATCATCCCATCGAAGGGAAACATCGTATACAGCAGCGCCTATGATACGCTGCGTCCCGTGATCGCGGGCTCCCGGAGCAGGTGCGCGTCCTTTGGAAGCGGCGGTTCCGATTTCACCTGGCATTTCAGCGGGTACACGGAGCAGGGCGCCGCCTTGTCTCTTTCATCGCCCGGTGACGGGGCGGAACTGGCCCTGGAATCGACTCTCTTCGGTGATTTCAATTATGCGAATATTGCCGGTGCCGCCGGCATGGCCCTGAAACTGGGCATCGCTGCGGAAGATATAATCGAAGCGGTGAAAACTTTCCGCGGCGTGAAACGGCGTCAGGAGATTATTTACCGCGGTGCCAATCTGGTCATTTATGAGGATTTTGCCCATCACCCCACGGCCATCGGCTACATGTTGAGGACCCTGGCTCACCGCCATACCGGGTCTAAAATATGGGCGATCTATGAGCCCCGGTCCGCAACGAGCCGGCGCAATGTATTCCAGAATGAGCTCCCCGGCGCCTTTGAACCGGCCGGCGCGGTCCTGATGAAAACACTTTTTAATCCCGGGGCCATTCCCCCCGGAGAACGTCTTGATCTGGACAGGGTACGTGCCGACCTGGAAACCCGGGGAAAGGACGCGCGTCTTTTCGGCGATGTGGATGCCATTATCAGGTATGTGGCGGACCATATCGATTTCGGTGAGGAAAATATCATCATCATCATGTCCAATGGAGGATTTGACGGTATTTATCATGAAATCAGCCGGGTCATGGGGGACCTGGAGGTAAAAAGTCGTAACTGA
- a CDS encoding serine protease, with translation MKKLSLLCIFFMFAAIILSGSPLRAENKYAVMKLDGAVNPVVSAFLVDSIKKAGDAGATFIVIQMDTPGGLMDSMRDIIKAILTSPIPVVVYTYPKGAQAASAGGFIMLSSHIAVMAPGTEIGAMHPVSPALNFLPKDKEGGPAGVMEKKVLNDTIAYARSLAQKRKRNIQWTENAVRQAISSTYQEALKLGVIDLIAEDMDDLLVRLHNRKIDINGNTVVINTKNIKAITYSMDWKQELMNRFADPQIIFLLFILAVVGIGMEFKNPGMIIPGVVGAISLFIFLMAIQIIPINAMGLILIIMAIVLFILELQIVSYGLLTIGGLIAFVLGSMILFDSPLPGGHIPMTSIIAAVVFVLGFVFLVVRLVINVHRERVTTGKEGLIGLTGRAMRDFSGRGTIMIHGELWNALCDEPVYVDEEVEVREVRGMDLVVEKKKQQA, from the coding sequence ATGAAGAAGCTAAGCCTGCTTTGCATCTTTTTCATGTTTGCCGCGATAATACTATCGGGATCTCCTCTTCGGGCGGAGAATAAATATGCCGTCATGAAACTTGACGGGGCCGTAAACCCCGTGGTGTCGGCGTTTCTCGTCGACTCAATCAAAAAAGCCGGTGATGCCGGGGCGACGTTCATCGTGATCCAGATGGATACGCCGGGCGGTCTCATGGACTCCATGCGCGATATAATCAAGGCGATCCTTACGTCACCCATTCCCGTTGTAGTCTATACCTATCCCAAGGGCGCCCAGGCCGCTTCAGCCGGCGGCTTCATCATGCTGTCATCACATATAGCAGTTATGGCTCCCGGCACGGAAATAGGGGCCATGCATCCCGTGAGCCCGGCCCTGAATTTTCTGCCCAAGGATAAAGAGGGCGGTCCCGCCGGTGTCATGGAGAAAAAAGTGCTGAATGATACAATCGCCTACGCCCGGAGCCTGGCCCAGAAAAGAAAAAGGAACATACAGTGGACCGAGAACGCCGTGCGCCAGGCCATATCCAGCACCTACCAGGAAGCCTTGAAACTGGGCGTTATTGATTTAATCGCCGAGGACATGGATGATCTTCTCGTCAGGCTGCACAACCGGAAGATCGACATTAACGGAAACACTGTTGTCATCAATACGAAAAACATAAAAGCCATTACCTATTCCATGGACTGGAAGCAGGAACTGATGAACCGCTTCGCCGACCCACAGATTATTTTTCTTCTCTTTATCCTTGCTGTCGTGGGTATAGGCATGGAATTCAAGAATCCCGGGATGATAATTCCCGGTGTCGTGGGAGCCATATCCCTGTTCATTTTTCTTATGGCAATCCAGATAATTCCCATCAATGCCATGGGGCTAATCCTCATCATCATGGCCATTGTCCTGTTTATACTGGAGCTGCAGATAGTGAGCTATGGCCTGCTGACGATCGGCGGGCTCATAGCCTTTGTCCTGGGTTCCATGATCCTCTTTGATTCTCCGCTGCCCGGTGGCCATATTCCCATGACATCCATAATTGCGGCTGTTGTCTTTGTCCTGGGATTCGTGTTTCTTGTTGTGCGCCTGGTTATCAATGTGCATCGTGAACGCGTTACTACGGGAAAAGAAGGACTCATCGGCTTAACAGGCAGGGCCATGCGGGATTTTTCCGGCCGCGGGACAATCATGATTCATGGCGAGCTGTGGAACGCCCTGTGTGATGAACCCGTTTATGTAGATGAAGAAGTTGAGGTCCGGGAGGTCCGCGGTATGGATCTTGTCGTTGAAAAAAAGAAACAACAGGCATGA
- a CDS encoding excinuclease ABC subunit C produces MHHSEKIDHILSNLPSDPGVYLMKDGGDAILYIGKASNLKKRVSSYFQKKNTDAKTEVLVKKITDIECIVTDSEIEALILESNLVRKHKPKFNIRLKDDKRFPYIAVSLSEEYPRVLFTRKVSSKQNRYFGPYTDARAARNIVSMTNALFKLKTCKKDIPLNDGERPCLNYQMKRCSGVCTGIISREEYLDLVNTAVHFLEGDMEPVMNALQGKMKTYAETFQYEKAAQIRDIMFDLQKITETQKVAVPIGQDMDYLDVLLQGNEALLVLFEFRKGLLLGRKIHVFENTGLSEARDIVRAFIVEYYQGKEIPGRIICDQAIEDRDLIQSYLTEKASKKVRISKPATGEDRGILDMIRKNIEQIAADRQVSQFYRSIDEGLLELKSLFNLKEIPEEIVCFDISNLQGTDAVASMATFRNGIPDKSNYRRFRIRGYDSPNDPGMIHEAVARRIQHLLNEDLPLPDIMVIDGGPTQLTRALEAAHAFGVTPVIISIAKRFEELYYDAKMSPIRLEETSPGLKIIQQIRDEAHRFAITYHKTLRGKKLTGSQLDNVPGIGVKTRKILLEYFQSLDIIKNAGIEELKKVPGIGEAAAKAVYDFFHD; encoded by the coding sequence ATGCATCATTCAGAAAAAATTGACCATATCCTCTCCAACCTTCCCTCGGATCCCGGCGTATACCTCATGAAGGACGGCGGTGACGCCATACTCTATATCGGCAAGGCATCAAATCTCAAAAAACGCGTATCCTCCTACTTCCAGAAAAAAAACACCGACGCCAAGACAGAGGTCCTGGTTAAAAAAATCACCGACATCGAATGCATTGTCACCGATTCTGAAATCGAAGCCCTGATCCTGGAGAGTAATCTCGTAAGGAAACACAAACCGAAATTCAACATCCGCCTCAAGGATGACAAACGCTTCCCTTACATCGCCGTGTCCCTCAGCGAAGAGTATCCCCGGGTTCTCTTTACCAGGAAAGTCTCCTCTAAACAGAACCGCTATTTCGGTCCCTACACAGACGCCCGTGCCGCGCGTAATATTGTGAGCATGACCAATGCCCTGTTCAAACTTAAAACCTGTAAAAAGGATATACCCCTCAATGACGGTGAACGGCCCTGTCTCAACTACCAGATGAAGCGCTGCAGCGGCGTCTGCACGGGGATCATCTCCCGGGAGGAATATCTCGATCTGGTCAATACGGCCGTTCATTTTCTCGAGGGGGATATGGAGCCGGTCATGAACGCCCTGCAGGGAAAAATGAAGACCTATGCTGAAACCTTCCAGTACGAAAAAGCAGCGCAGATCCGCGATATCATGTTCGATCTTCAGAAAATCACGGAAACCCAGAAAGTGGCGGTCCCCATAGGTCAGGATATGGACTACCTTGATGTGCTTCTCCAGGGGAACGAGGCCCTCCTGGTCCTCTTCGAATTCCGCAAGGGCCTGCTCCTGGGACGCAAGATACATGTCTTTGAGAACACGGGACTCTCGGAAGCGCGTGATATCGTCAGGGCCTTCATCGTGGAGTATTATCAGGGAAAGGAAATCCCGGGGCGGATCATATGCGATCAGGCAATCGAGGACCGGGATCTCATTCAGTCGTATCTCACGGAAAAGGCATCAAAAAAAGTCAGGATATCAAAGCCGGCCACGGGTGAAGACCGGGGCATTCTCGACATGATACGGAAAAACATAGAGCAGATAGCGGCGGACCGCCAGGTATCGCAATTTTACCGCAGTATTGATGAAGGGCTCCTGGAGCTCAAGTCACTTTTCAACCTGAAGGAAATTCCCGAGGAGATCGTCTGTTTCGATATTTCCAACCTGCAGGGGACTGATGCCGTGGCCTCCATGGCGACTTTCAGGAACGGAATCCCGGACAAGAGCAACTACCGGCGTTTCAGAATCCGCGGCTATGACAGCCCCAATGATCCGGGCATGATACACGAGGCAGTTGCGCGCCGGATACAGCATCTGCTCAATGAAGACCTCCCTCTGCCTGATATCATGGTCATTGACGGGGGCCCCACTCAGCTTACCAGGGCCTTGGAAGCAGCTCATGCCTTTGGCGTCACCCCCGTCATCATCTCCATTGCCAAACGTTTTGAGGAACTATACTATGACGCAAAAATGTCCCCAATCCGCCTGGAGGAAACATCGCCGGGGCTGAAAATCATACAACAGATCCGCGACGAGGCGCACCGCTTTGCCATAACCTATCATAAAACACTGCGCGGTAAAAAACTCACGGGATCCCAGCTGGACAATGTACCCGGAATCGGCGTTAAAACACGTAAAATATTACTTGAATATTTTCAATCGCTGGATATAATAAAAAATGCCGGGATTGAAGAACTTAAAAAAGTCCCTGGCATAGGCGAAGCGGCAGCAAAGGCCGTTTATGACTTTTTCCACGATTGA
- a CDS encoding short-chain dehydrogenase codes for MNLENKKIVLTGASSGIGKAILAELKKHNVQVLVGDLEPKKVETVTGKIMAEKCDVSNPQNIDKLFASAQKKLGGIDIFIANAGFAYYEQIKKSDYDHIEKIYKVNFMAPVYITEKMKELNKGKEYMVVITASAMGKLALPGYALYSSTKAALDSFASAYRYEKDDLGIISLIYPIATKTEFFRVAAGDTTPVPFPAQTPGMVARAVIKGIQKNKKSIFPSKLFVSMMVINRYLPVIFPVYLKIEQAKLFKWLRNS; via the coding sequence ATGAACCTGGAAAACAAAAAGATAGTGCTTACCGGTGCATCGTCGGGTATCGGCAAGGCCATTCTTGCAGAGCTGAAAAAACACAATGTACAGGTCCTGGTGGGCGACCTTGAGCCGAAAAAAGTAGAAACCGTGACCGGAAAAATAATGGCTGAAAAATGCGATGTAAGCAATCCGCAGAACATTGACAAATTATTCGCTTCAGCCCAAAAAAAACTGGGTGGCATCGATATTTTCATCGCCAACGCCGGCTTCGCCTATTATGAGCAGATAAAAAAATCAGATTATGATCATATTGAAAAAATATACAAAGTCAACTTCATGGCCCCGGTATACATCACGGAAAAAATGAAAGAACTGAACAAGGGAAAGGAATACATGGTGGTCATTACCGCTTCGGCCATGGGCAAGCTGGCCCTGCCGGGTTATGCCCTGTATTCATCAACCAAGGCAGCCCTTGATTCCTTCGCCTCGGCCTATCGCTATGAGAAAGACGACCTGGGTATCATTTCACTGATATATCCTATAGCCACCAAAACTGAATTTTTCAGGGTAGCGGCAGGAGATACGACACCGGTCCCCTTCCCTGCACAGACTCCCGGCATGGTTGCCAGGGCTGTTATCAAGGGCATACAGAAAAACAAAAAATCTATTTTTCCGTCAAAGCTCTTTGTCTCCATGATGGTGATAAACAGATACCTTCCCGTCATATTCCCTGTCTATCTCAAAATTGAGCAGGCAAAACTCTTCAAATGGCTGCGCAACAGTTAA
- a CDS encoding acetoacetate decarboxylase produces MTQKYPAPWKLKGNGYIFLYKFPRSFSDDPAFRIGLTDQPFSGFGTVMLVDYTESNAGPYKELLFIPGEFPYLHKKFYSITKIFVSTMESVVNGRENWGIPKELADFRTESLGKNRERLIVSRDGTPFFDVVIKKKALSFRVNTKYISHALVQKLEDETIFFTEFNGTGRGRMASLESISCNEKFFPKICPVKPLAVTAIEDFSIEFPVAATLKELNR; encoded by the coding sequence ATGACACAAAAATATCCGGCCCCCTGGAAACTGAAAGGGAACGGCTACATTTTTCTTTATAAATTTCCCCGTTCGTTCAGCGACGACCCGGCGTTCCGGATCGGCCTGACCGACCAGCCTTTCAGCGGGTTCGGCACCGTAATGCTCGTGGATTATACCGAGTCCAATGCCGGTCCATATAAAGAACTTCTTTTCATTCCCGGCGAATTCCCGTATCTCCACAAAAAATTCTATTCCATAACGAAAATTTTTGTTTCCACCATGGAAAGCGTAGTCAACGGAAGGGAAAACTGGGGAATACCAAAAGAGCTGGCTGACTTCAGGACTGAGTCTCTGGGCAAAAACAGAGAACGGCTGATCGTAAGCCGTGACGGGACTCCCTTCTTCGATGTTGTCATTAAAAAGAAGGCCCTGTCTTTCAGGGTCAATACAAAATACATATCCCATGCCCTGGTTCAGAAGCTTGAGGATGAAACTATCTTTTTTACTGAATTTAACGGAACCGGCCGGGGAAGGATGGCCTCACTGGAATCCATATCGTGCAACGAAAAATTTTTCCCAAAAATATGCCCGGTGAAACCGCTGGCAGTCACGGCAATAGAAGATTTTTCCATTGAATTCCCCGTGGCCGCCACATTGAAGGAACTGAACCGATAG
- a CDS encoding aldehyde:ferredoxin oxidoreductase, whose amino-acid sequence MASKFKGYMGKMLDINLTEGTIGEYNVSDKDRELFLGGRYLSTKILWDELKSGIDPMSDDNILVVMTSPLTGTGAPSSSRYDISAKSPLTGAIGHSNSGGNFGIFLKKAGWDGMLVRGRSKQHVYIEIEDDNVQIKNADHLWGMNTQDAQAAMGKGGTMAIGPAGEHLVKFATVVSQERSHGRTGMGAVMGYKNLKGMVARGSKKHEIEEPEKYKEHIKKWIKLLQGHPATGDQAPKLGTAGFLTTLSVKNALPTKNFSRGSYEDAYMIGGERLADEFLVKNYGCTSCPIRCGRVVNIDGKDVKGPEYEILCLLGSNMLINDMEAILRWNMELDHLGIDAITVGTLIGFAAELNEKGMWKTGIEFGKKDNISEILRKIAYREGIGNDLAEGVRFLSEKYGGKDFAPHAKGLELAAYEPRASVGHGLGYATASRGGCHLDGGYLIFFEATGPVTLDQFHYRSKPGWVTLDQDLLAVISAAGNCLFTSWTFVPGIAYKAPGHLLISKIITKVLTYSWPLINFTYTMPKGLMKFHLPMLPHTKAINYATGMKMDFGKFMMAGARGYTMEKLFNLREGIDKEFDTLAKRFTDVPLLANNKKSVVRLDKMIPKYYKLRGWDKNGIPKKKTLKKMGIDFVDVNMFIKK is encoded by the coding sequence ATGGCTAGCAAGTTCAAAGGGTACATGGGGAAAATGCTGGATATTAATCTGACTGAAGGAACAATCGGTGAGTACAATGTGAGCGACAAGGATCGTGAACTGTTCCTCGGGGGAAGATATCTCAGCACCAAAATTTTATGGGATGAACTAAAGTCCGGGATAGATCCCATGTCTGACGATAATATCCTTGTGGTGATGACATCACCGCTGACCGGAACAGGAGCTCCTTCCTCCAGCCGGTACGACATTTCCGCCAAGAGCCCTCTTACCGGTGCTATCGGCCACTCCAACAGCGGTGGTAATTTCGGTATATTCCTGAAAAAGGCAGGCTGGGATGGTATGCTCGTCCGCGGCAGGTCGAAGCAGCATGTATATATTGAAATCGAAGATGACAATGTGCAGATAAAAAACGCCGATCACCTGTGGGGCATGAACACCCAGGATGCCCAGGCAGCCATGGGCAAGGGCGGGACCATGGCAATAGGCCCGGCCGGTGAACACCTGGTTAAATTTGCCACGGTTGTATCCCAGGAACGCAGTCACGGACGTACCGGTATGGGCGCCGTCATGGGATATAAGAACCTGAAAGGAATGGTGGCCCGGGGAAGCAAAAAACATGAAATAGAGGAACCGGAAAAATATAAGGAGCATATTAAAAAATGGATTAAATTGCTGCAGGGTCATCCCGCCACGGGAGACCAGGCGCCGAAACTGGGAACCGCTGGATTTTTAACAACTCTCTCAGTGAAAAACGCATTGCCGACGAAAAATTTTTCCCGGGGTTCCTACGAGGACGCCTACATGATCGGCGGCGAGCGCCTGGCCGATGAGTTCCTTGTTAAAAACTATGGCTGCACCTCCTGTCCAATCCGCTGTGGACGTGTAGTGAATATTGACGGCAAGGATGTAAAAGGACCGGAATATGAAATACTCTGCCTTCTCGGTTCAAACATGCTTATCAACGATATGGAAGCTATCCTGCGATGGAATATGGAGCTTGATCATCTCGGTATAGATGCTATCACGGTTGGGACTCTTATAGGATTTGCCGCCGAACTCAATGAAAAAGGAATGTGGAAAACCGGAATCGAATTCGGGAAAAAGGATAATATATCAGAAATATTGAGAAAAATTGCCTACAGGGAAGGGATTGGCAATGACCTGGCCGAGGGTGTCCGTTTCCTTTCGGAAAAATACGGCGGCAAGGATTTCGCGCCCCACGCCAAGGGACTTGAGCTGGCCGCCTATGAGCCGCGCGCTTCTGTGGGGCATGGTCTGGGATATGCCACGGCAAGCCGAGGTGGATGTCACCTCGATGGAGGGTACTTGATTTTTTTCGAAGCGACGGGTCCGGTAACGCTGGATCAGTTCCATTACCGCTCAAAACCGGGATGGGTAACGCTTGACCAGGACCTGCTGGCTGTAATAAGCGCGGCCGGTAATTGCCTGTTCACTTCCTGGACCTTTGTTCCCGGTATTGCTTACAAAGCTCCCGGTCACCTTCTTATTTCAAAGATAATTACCAAGGTGCTGACCTATTCCTGGCCCTTGATAAATTTTACCTACACAATGCCCAAGGGGCTGATGAAGTTCCATCTGCCCATGCTTCCCCACACCAAGGCGATAAATTATGCCACGGGCATGAAAATGGATTTCGGCAAGTTCATGATGGCCGGTGCCCGGGGGTATACTATGGAAAAACTTTTTAATCTCCGGGAAGGCATTGACAAGGAGTTTGATACACTGGCGAAACGCTTTACCGATGTGCCGCTCCTTGCGAATAATAAAAAATCGGTTGTCCGTCTGGACAAGATGATACCCAAGTACTACAAACTTCGAGGATGGGACAAAAACGGGATACCCAAAAAGAAAACGTTAAAGAAAATGGGTATTGACTTTGTTGATGTGAATATGTTTATAAAAAAATAA
- a CDS encoding sodium transporter: protein MVLIDWAIVGLYISAVVLMSYLVGKSQKNHDDYYLGGRVIPAWQAGASMTANQVSAISLVGAPAFIAVKKGGGLVWLQYEMAIPLAMIAIIIFVMPLVRSVKGITIYEYLEKRFGYHTRLTMSLVFLVSRSLATGVALLATAYVTSVCMGIPLTLTIIIIGTVSLLYTSMGGIKADIYSDIMQLAVLWISSFVLIGILIVLLEPSGLHNLTNERFRIFDFTATGLGDGNSFAFLPMLVGGLFLYISYYGCDQSQAQRLLTAKNDRTAARSLLINSLLRFPLVLTYCCAGILMVPFLASHASFAEVVNGLPADYLMPVFFRDYVPAGMRGLLVAGIFAASMSSLDSAINSLSAATWEDIIIPIRPHLAEKGDRAKIFIARLMTVCWGVFTILCALWFSGGTDTVIEMVNKIGSAFYGPVAGVFILGFLSRKAGQGGALTGLASGVFLNIVLWIFFHDSISWMWWNCTGFFMTVLTGMAVTFIVPLPHDKARQETLRVVDRSDYSFLKKYSLILMGWFIVIIIISLCLEHVLT from the coding sequence ATGGTATTGATTGACTGGGCTATTGTTGGCCTTTATATTTCAGCCGTTGTCCTTATGAGCTATCTGGTGGGAAAATCGCAGAAAAATCATGATGATTATTACCTGGGAGGACGCGTTATCCCGGCCTGGCAGGCAGGAGCTTCCATGACGGCCAACCAGGTGAGCGCCATAAGCCTGGTGGGAGCTCCGGCCTTTATCGCCGTCAAAAAGGGAGGAGGACTGGTCTGGCTTCAGTATGAAATGGCTATCCCCCTTGCCATGATCGCCATAATCATTTTCGTGATGCCCCTCGTCAGATCCGTGAAGGGAATCACCATCTATGAATACCTGGAAAAACGATTCGGCTATCATACCCGCCTGACCATGAGTCTGGTCTTCCTCGTCAGCAGATCCCTGGCTACGGGCGTGGCCCTGCTGGCAACCGCCTATGTAACCAGCGTATGCATGGGGATACCGCTTACACTCACCATCATCATCATCGGGACTGTTTCGCTTCTTTATACGTCAATGGGAGGCATCAAGGCCGATATCTATTCCGATATCATGCAGCTTGCCGTATTATGGATAAGCTCTTTTGTTCTCATCGGAATTCTCATTGTTCTCCTGGAGCCCTCTGGTCTGCATAACCTTACAAATGAAAGATTCAGGATATTTGATTTTACTGCCACGGGGCTTGGTGACGGGAATTCTTTTGCCTTTTTGCCCATGCTTGTGGGAGGACTTTTCCTGTATATTTCCTATTATGGATGCGATCAGAGCCAGGCCCAGAGGCTCCTCACCGCGAAGAATGACCGTACTGCGGCCAGGTCTCTTCTCATCAACAGCCTGCTCCGTTTTCCTCTTGTTCTGACTTATTGCTGTGCGGGTATTCTCATGGTGCCCTTTTTGGCATCACATGCCTCCTTTGCCGAAGTTGTGAACGGACTGCCTGCTGATTATCTCATGCCTGTTTTTTTCAGGGATTATGTGCCGGCGGGAATGCGCGGTCTCCTCGTCGCCGGTATTTTTGCCGCATCCATGTCCAGCCTTGATTCAGCAATTAATTCCCTCAGCGCAGCCACCTGGGAGGACATCATCATCCCCATACGACCGCATCTTGCGGAAAAGGGGGATCGGGCTAAAATATTTATCGCAAGGCTCATGACAGTGTGCTGGGGAGTTTTTACTATACTCTGCGCACTCTGGTTTTCCGGTGGAACTGACACGGTAATCGAGATGGTGAATAAAATCGGTTCCGCCTTCTATGGTCCCGTTGCCGGAGTATTCATTCTCGGATTCCTGTCACGGAAGGCGGGGCAGGGCGGCGCGCTCACGGGCCTTGCTTCGGGTGTTTTTTTGAATATCGTCCTGTGGATATTTTTTCACGATTCCATCTCGTGGATGTGGTGGAATTGTACGGGTTTTTTTATGACTGTCCTCACCGGGATGGCTGTCACCTTTATTGTCCCGCTGCCCCATGATAAAGCACGGCAGGAAACACTGCGGGTTGTCGATCGAAGTGATTATTCTTTTCTCAAAAAATATTCACTGATACTCATGGGCTGGTTTATCGTGATTATCATTATCAGTTTATGTCTTGAGCATGTGCTGACGTAG
- a CDS encoding anti-sigma factor antagonist codes for MNQRTKNIGDITIVYLSGRLDIFESEMAEKDIVSILEKNEDSHIILVLEDLDYLSSSGLRIFISLKRTLESRGQMLLLCNKNNNAVKIFFKIVNIKDMFTIFETEDEAVGYLSGLQANNAIKIA; via the coding sequence ATGAATCAAAGGACAAAAAACATCGGTGACATTACCATTGTTTACCTCTCCGGACGTCTGGATATTTTCGAATCAGAAATGGCAGAAAAGGATATCGTGTCCATCCTTGAAAAAAACGAGGACTCTCACATTATTCTGGTTCTGGAAGACCTTGATTATCTCAGCAGTTCGGGATTGCGGATATTCATTTCACTAAAACGCACTCTCGAGTCACGGGGTCAGATGCTTCTTCTCTGCAATAAAAATAACAACGCCGTTAAGATATTCTTTAAAATTGTCAACATCAAGGACATGTTCACCATTTTCGAAACAGAGGATGAGGCGGTAGGATATCTTTCTGGATTGCAGGCAAATAATGCAATAAAAATTGCCTGA